Proteins found in one Panicum hallii strain FIL2 chromosome 4, PHallii_v3.1, whole genome shotgun sequence genomic segment:
- the LOC112888383 gene encoding polygalacturonase-1 non-catalytic subunit beta-like isoform X3 encodes MHKHNMDAIAPLVILLLVSGAAGASKHADRSAAAAVTSSSRTMAPMEYWRAVLPLTPIPRAIHDLLTHSTVHVSQDSKGVAQGKNTDAMENHQSQGEGFVKGPQKIGKGNEVEMKMQFSGAQFKEDENVLMLKGMNNHFNFYGTNAKEDLKKISTSYTSQIQKAPRKTTESYGYQGNKGGLRKGTLSYRSQGEDLRTISTSYGSQGEDLRTVSTSYGSQGEDLRTVSISYGSQDGDLRTVSASYGSQGDDLRTVSTSYGSQDKNLRTVSTSYGSQGEDLRTVSASYGSQGDDLGTVSTSYGSQDKDLRTVSTSYGSQGEDLRTVSTSYGSQGEDLRTVSASYGSQGDDLRTVSTSYGSQDKDLRTVSTSYGSQGEDLRTVSTSYRSQGEDLRTVSTSYGSQGEDLRAVSTSYGSQGGYLRTVSTSYGSEGGDLRTVSTSYGSQGEDLRTVSASYDFQGKDLRTINTSYGSQSEDPSSMITICDHKTGDRHDPHVHNHNSGNKLADVFFFHDVLRPGSVITPTIPVTATLPSLLPRREADSLPFSSARLGDILAMFAPASLTMEDEIRTTLDSCEHPRPLPGEKAGCATSLESLARLPAALLGTRDVRAFSGDMPVDPAGTTARRGRYNVTAVRKLSESPVAATCHDLTYPYAVFYCHTTNQVAAYQVTLAAEDGRAPAMEALAVCHLDTSQWTPRQPFLVAHNLKPGDVAVCHFLSKLSIIWVPAGEQGGAREAW; translated from the exons ATGCACAAGCACAACATGGATGCCATCGCGCCACTCGTCATACTCCTCCTG GTTAGTGGAGCAGCAGGAGCAAGCAAACATGCAGATCGGTCGGCTGCGGCTGCCGTGACGTCGTCGTCTAGAACGATGGCGCCAATGGAGTATTGGCGAGCAGTGCTTCCCCTGACTCCGATTCCCCGAGCCATACACGACCTGTTGACCCATTCTACAG TGCATGTCTCTCAGGATAGCAAGGGTGTTGCTCAAGGGAAGAACACTGATGCAATGGAAAATCACCAATCACAAGGGGAAGGATTTGTAAAAGGACCACAAAAAATTGGAAAAGGGAATGAGGTAGAAATGAAAATGCAATTTTCTGGTGCACAGTTTAAAGAGGATGAAAATGTCTTGATGTTGAAAGGGATGAACAACCATTTTAATTTTTATGGGACAAACGCCAAAGAGGACTTAAAAAAGATTTCAACGTCATATACCTCCCAAATTCAGAAGGCTCCAAGAAAGACCACTGAGTCATATGGATATCAAGGTAACAAAGGCGGTCTAAGAAAGGGCACTTTATCATACAGGTCCCAAGGTGAGGACTTAAGAACGATCAGCACATCATATGGGTCCCAAGGTGAGGATTTAAGAACGGTCAGCACATCATATGGATCCCAAGGTGAGGACTTAAGGACGGTTAGCATATCATATGGGTCCCAAGATGGGGACTTAAGGACGGTCAGCGCATCATATGGGTCCCAAGGTGATGACTTAAGAACAGTTAGTACATCATATGGGTCCCAAGATAAGAATTTAAGGACGGTCAGCACATCATATGGATCCCAAGGTGAGGACTTAAGGACAGTCAGCGCATCATATGGGTCCCAAGGTGACGACTTAGGAACAGTTAGTACATCATATGGGTCCCAAGATAAGGATTTAAGGACGGTCAGCACATCATATGGGTCCCAAGGTGAGGACTTAAGGACGGTCAGCACATCATATGGGTCCCAAGGTGAGGACTTAAGGACGGTCAGCGCATCATATGGGTCCCAAGGTGACGACTTAAGAACAGTTAGTACATCATATGGGTCCCAAGATAAGGATTTAAGGACGGTCAGCACATCATATGGGTCCCAAGGTGAGGACTTAAGGACAGTCAGCACATCATATAGGTCCCAAGGTGAGGATTTAAGGACGGTCAGCACATCATATGGGTCCCAAGGTGAGGACTTAAGGGCAGTCAGCACATCATATGGGTCCCAAGGTGGGTACTTAAGGACGGTCAGCACATCATATGGGTCCGAAGGTGGGGACTTAAGGACAGTCAGCACATCATATGGATCCCAAGGTGAGGACTTAAGAACAGTCAGCGCATCATATGATTTCCAAGGCAAGGACTTAAGAACGATCAACACATCATATGGTTCTCAAAGTGAGGACCCTTCATCAATGATCACGATATGTGACCACAAAACAG GGGATAGGCATGACCCCCACGTTCACAACCACAACAGCGGCAACAAGCTTGCAGACGTGTTTTTCTTCCACGACGTCCTACGGCCAGGGTCGGTGATCACGCCGACCATCCCTGTGACTGCCACCCTGCCGTCGCTGCTACCGCGCCGTGAGGCTGACTCCCTTCCGTTCTCCTCTGCGCGATTGGGCGACATCCTTGCCATGTTCGCTCCCGCATCCCTCACCATGGAAGATGAGATACGGACGACTCTAGACTCCTGCGAGCACCCACGTCCACTCCCAGGCGAGAAGGCCGGCTGCGCCACCTCCCTTGAGTCCCTCGCAAGGCTCCCTGCTGCCCTACTCGGCACACGCGATGTTCGCGCTTTCTCCGGCGACATGCCCGTCGACCCGGCGGGCACGACGGCTCGACGGGGGAGGTACAACGTCACGGCCGTACGGAAGCTATCCGAGTCGCCGGTCGCCGCGACGTGCCATGACCTGACCTACCCCTATGCGGTGTTCTACTGCCACACGACCAACCAGGTGGCGGCGTACCAGGTGACGCTGGCGGCCGAGGACGGCAGGGCGCCGGCGATGGAGGCGCTGGCCGTGTGCCACCTCGACACATCACAGTGGACCCCCAGGCAACCGTTCTTAGTGGCGCACAATCTAAAGCCAGGTGACGTGGCGGTTTGCCATTTTCTTTCTAAGCTCAGCATCATCTGGGTCCCGGCCGGCGAGCAAGGAGGCGCACGTGAGGCCTGGTAG
- the LOC112888383 gene encoding polygalacturonase-1 non-catalytic subunit beta-like isoform X1: MHKHNMDAIAPLVILLLVSGAAGASKHADRSAAAAVTSSSRTMAPMEYWRAVLPLTPIPRAIHDLLTHSTVHVSQDSKGVAQGKNTDAMENHQSQGEGFVKGPQKIGKGNEVEMKMQFSGAQFKEDENVLMLKGMNNHFNFYGTNAKEDLKKISTSYTSQIQKAPRKTTESYGYQGNKGGLRKGTLSYRSQGEDLRTISTSYGSQGEDLRTVSTSYGSQGEDLRTVSISYGSQDGDLRTVSASYGSQGDDLRTVSTSYGSQDKNLRTVSTSYGSQGEDLRTVSASYGSQGDDLGTVSTSYGSQDKDLRTVSTSYGSQGEDLRTVSTSYGSQGEDLRTVSASYGSQGDDLRTVSTSYGSQDKDLRTVSTSYGSQGEDLRTVSTSYRSQGEDLRTVSTSYGSQGEDLRAVSTSYGSQGGYLRTVSTSYGSEGGDLRTVSTSYGSQGEDLRTVSASYDFQGKDLRTINTSYGSQSEDPSSMITICDHKTGVSEKDEASKRDRHDPHVHNHNSGNKLADVFFFHDVLRPGSVITPTIPVTATLPSLLPRREADSLPFSSARLGDILAMFAPASLTMEDEIRTTLDSCEHPRPLPGEKAGCATSLESLARLPAALLGTRDVRAFSGDMPVDPAGTTARRGRYNVTAVRKLSESPVAATCHDLTYPYAVFYCHTTNQVAAYQVTLAAEDGRAPAMEALAVCHLDTSQWTPRQPFLVAHNLKPGDVAVCHFLSKLSIIWVPAGEQGGAREAW, translated from the exons ATGCACAAGCACAACATGGATGCCATCGCGCCACTCGTCATACTCCTCCTG GTTAGTGGAGCAGCAGGAGCAAGCAAACATGCAGATCGGTCGGCTGCGGCTGCCGTGACGTCGTCGTCTAGAACGATGGCGCCAATGGAGTATTGGCGAGCAGTGCTTCCCCTGACTCCGATTCCCCGAGCCATACACGACCTGTTGACCCATTCTACAG TGCATGTCTCTCAGGATAGCAAGGGTGTTGCTCAAGGGAAGAACACTGATGCAATGGAAAATCACCAATCACAAGGGGAAGGATTTGTAAAAGGACCACAAAAAATTGGAAAAGGGAATGAGGTAGAAATGAAAATGCAATTTTCTGGTGCACAGTTTAAAGAGGATGAAAATGTCTTGATGTTGAAAGGGATGAACAACCATTTTAATTTTTATGGGACAAACGCCAAAGAGGACTTAAAAAAGATTTCAACGTCATATACCTCCCAAATTCAGAAGGCTCCAAGAAAGACCACTGAGTCATATGGATATCAAGGTAACAAAGGCGGTCTAAGAAAGGGCACTTTATCATACAGGTCCCAAGGTGAGGACTTAAGAACGATCAGCACATCATATGGGTCCCAAGGTGAGGATTTAAGAACGGTCAGCACATCATATGGATCCCAAGGTGAGGACTTAAGGACGGTTAGCATATCATATGGGTCCCAAGATGGGGACTTAAGGACGGTCAGCGCATCATATGGGTCCCAAGGTGATGACTTAAGAACAGTTAGTACATCATATGGGTCCCAAGATAAGAATTTAAGGACGGTCAGCACATCATATGGATCCCAAGGTGAGGACTTAAGGACAGTCAGCGCATCATATGGGTCCCAAGGTGACGACTTAGGAACAGTTAGTACATCATATGGGTCCCAAGATAAGGATTTAAGGACGGTCAGCACATCATATGGGTCCCAAGGTGAGGACTTAAGGACGGTCAGCACATCATATGGGTCCCAAGGTGAGGACTTAAGGACGGTCAGCGCATCATATGGGTCCCAAGGTGACGACTTAAGAACAGTTAGTACATCATATGGGTCCCAAGATAAGGATTTAAGGACGGTCAGCACATCATATGGGTCCCAAGGTGAGGACTTAAGGACAGTCAGCACATCATATAGGTCCCAAGGTGAGGATTTAAGGACGGTCAGCACATCATATGGGTCCCAAGGTGAGGACTTAAGGGCAGTCAGCACATCATATGGGTCCCAAGGTGGGTACTTAAGGACGGTCAGCACATCATATGGGTCCGAAGGTGGGGACTTAAGGACAGTCAGCACATCATATGGATCCCAAGGTGAGGACTTAAGAACAGTCAGCGCATCATATGATTTCCAAGGCAAGGACTTAAGAACGATCAACACATCATATGGTTCTCAAAGTGAGGACCCTTCATCAATGATCACGATATGTGACCACAAAACAGGTGTAAGTGAGAAAGATGAAGCAAGTAAAC GGGATAGGCATGACCCCCACGTTCACAACCACAACAGCGGCAACAAGCTTGCAGACGTGTTTTTCTTCCACGACGTCCTACGGCCAGGGTCGGTGATCACGCCGACCATCCCTGTGACTGCCACCCTGCCGTCGCTGCTACCGCGCCGTGAGGCTGACTCCCTTCCGTTCTCCTCTGCGCGATTGGGCGACATCCTTGCCATGTTCGCTCCCGCATCCCTCACCATGGAAGATGAGATACGGACGACTCTAGACTCCTGCGAGCACCCACGTCCACTCCCAGGCGAGAAGGCCGGCTGCGCCACCTCCCTTGAGTCCCTCGCAAGGCTCCCTGCTGCCCTACTCGGCACACGCGATGTTCGCGCTTTCTCCGGCGACATGCCCGTCGACCCGGCGGGCACGACGGCTCGACGGGGGAGGTACAACGTCACGGCCGTACGGAAGCTATCCGAGTCGCCGGTCGCCGCGACGTGCCATGACCTGACCTACCCCTATGCGGTGTTCTACTGCCACACGACCAACCAGGTGGCGGCGTACCAGGTGACGCTGGCGGCCGAGGACGGCAGGGCGCCGGCGATGGAGGCGCTGGCCGTGTGCCACCTCGACACATCACAGTGGACCCCCAGGCAACCGTTCTTAGTGGCGCACAATCTAAAGCCAGGTGACGTGGCGGTTTGCCATTTTCTTTCTAAGCTCAGCATCATCTGGGTCCCGGCCGGCGAGCAAGGAGGCGCACGTGAGGCCTGGTAG
- the LOC112888383 gene encoding polygalacturonase-1 non-catalytic subunit beta-like isoform X2 encodes MHKHNMDAIAPLVILLLVSGAAGASKHADRSAAAAVTSSSRTMAPMEYWRAVLPLTPIPRAIHDLLTHSTVHVSQDSKGVAQGKNTDAMENHQSQGEGFVKGPQKIGKGNEVEMKMQFSGAQFKEDENVLMLKGMNNHFNFYGTNAKEDLKKISTSYTSQIQKAPRKTTESYGYQGNKGGLRKGTLSYRSQGEDLRTISTSYGSQGEDLRTVSTSYGSQGEDLRTVSISYGSQDGDLRTVSASYGSQGDDLRTVSTSYGSQDKNLRTVSTSYGSQGEDLRTVSASYGSQGDDLGTVSTSYGSQDKDLRTVSTSYGSQGEDLRTVSTSYGSQGEDLRTVSASYGSQGDDLRTVSTSYGSQDKDLRTVSTSYGSQGEDLRTVSTSYRSQGEDLRTVSTSYGSQGEDLRAVSTSYGSQGGYLRTVSTSYGSEGGDLRTVSTSYGSQGEDLRTVSASYDFQGKDLRTINTSYGSQSEDPSSMITICDHKTGVSEKGDRHDPHVHNHNSGNKLADVFFFHDVLRPGSVITPTIPVTATLPSLLPRREADSLPFSSARLGDILAMFAPASLTMEDEIRTTLDSCEHPRPLPGEKAGCATSLESLARLPAALLGTRDVRAFSGDMPVDPAGTTARRGRYNVTAVRKLSESPVAATCHDLTYPYAVFYCHTTNQVAAYQVTLAAEDGRAPAMEALAVCHLDTSQWTPRQPFLVAHNLKPGDVAVCHFLSKLSIIWVPAGEQGGAREAW; translated from the exons ATGCACAAGCACAACATGGATGCCATCGCGCCACTCGTCATACTCCTCCTG GTTAGTGGAGCAGCAGGAGCAAGCAAACATGCAGATCGGTCGGCTGCGGCTGCCGTGACGTCGTCGTCTAGAACGATGGCGCCAATGGAGTATTGGCGAGCAGTGCTTCCCCTGACTCCGATTCCCCGAGCCATACACGACCTGTTGACCCATTCTACAG TGCATGTCTCTCAGGATAGCAAGGGTGTTGCTCAAGGGAAGAACACTGATGCAATGGAAAATCACCAATCACAAGGGGAAGGATTTGTAAAAGGACCACAAAAAATTGGAAAAGGGAATGAGGTAGAAATGAAAATGCAATTTTCTGGTGCACAGTTTAAAGAGGATGAAAATGTCTTGATGTTGAAAGGGATGAACAACCATTTTAATTTTTATGGGACAAACGCCAAAGAGGACTTAAAAAAGATTTCAACGTCATATACCTCCCAAATTCAGAAGGCTCCAAGAAAGACCACTGAGTCATATGGATATCAAGGTAACAAAGGCGGTCTAAGAAAGGGCACTTTATCATACAGGTCCCAAGGTGAGGACTTAAGAACGATCAGCACATCATATGGGTCCCAAGGTGAGGATTTAAGAACGGTCAGCACATCATATGGATCCCAAGGTGAGGACTTAAGGACGGTTAGCATATCATATGGGTCCCAAGATGGGGACTTAAGGACGGTCAGCGCATCATATGGGTCCCAAGGTGATGACTTAAGAACAGTTAGTACATCATATGGGTCCCAAGATAAGAATTTAAGGACGGTCAGCACATCATATGGATCCCAAGGTGAGGACTTAAGGACAGTCAGCGCATCATATGGGTCCCAAGGTGACGACTTAGGAACAGTTAGTACATCATATGGGTCCCAAGATAAGGATTTAAGGACGGTCAGCACATCATATGGGTCCCAAGGTGAGGACTTAAGGACGGTCAGCACATCATATGGGTCCCAAGGTGAGGACTTAAGGACGGTCAGCGCATCATATGGGTCCCAAGGTGACGACTTAAGAACAGTTAGTACATCATATGGGTCCCAAGATAAGGATTTAAGGACGGTCAGCACATCATATGGGTCCCAAGGTGAGGACTTAAGGACAGTCAGCACATCATATAGGTCCCAAGGTGAGGATTTAAGGACGGTCAGCACATCATATGGGTCCCAAGGTGAGGACTTAAGGGCAGTCAGCACATCATATGGGTCCCAAGGTGGGTACTTAAGGACGGTCAGCACATCATATGGGTCCGAAGGTGGGGACTTAAGGACAGTCAGCACATCATATGGATCCCAAGGTGAGGACTTAAGAACAGTCAGCGCATCATATGATTTCCAAGGCAAGGACTTAAGAACGATCAACACATCATATGGTTCTCAAAGTGAGGACCCTTCATCAATGATCACGATATGTGACCACAAAACAGGTGTAAGTGAGAAAG GGGATAGGCATGACCCCCACGTTCACAACCACAACAGCGGCAACAAGCTTGCAGACGTGTTTTTCTTCCACGACGTCCTACGGCCAGGGTCGGTGATCACGCCGACCATCCCTGTGACTGCCACCCTGCCGTCGCTGCTACCGCGCCGTGAGGCTGACTCCCTTCCGTTCTCCTCTGCGCGATTGGGCGACATCCTTGCCATGTTCGCTCCCGCATCCCTCACCATGGAAGATGAGATACGGACGACTCTAGACTCCTGCGAGCACCCACGTCCACTCCCAGGCGAGAAGGCCGGCTGCGCCACCTCCCTTGAGTCCCTCGCAAGGCTCCCTGCTGCCCTACTCGGCACACGCGATGTTCGCGCTTTCTCCGGCGACATGCCCGTCGACCCGGCGGGCACGACGGCTCGACGGGGGAGGTACAACGTCACGGCCGTACGGAAGCTATCCGAGTCGCCGGTCGCCGCGACGTGCCATGACCTGACCTACCCCTATGCGGTGTTCTACTGCCACACGACCAACCAGGTGGCGGCGTACCAGGTGACGCTGGCGGCCGAGGACGGCAGGGCGCCGGCGATGGAGGCGCTGGCCGTGTGCCACCTCGACACATCACAGTGGACCCCCAGGCAACCGTTCTTAGTGGCGCACAATCTAAAGCCAGGTGACGTGGCGGTTTGCCATTTTCTTTCTAAGCTCAGCATCATCTGGGTCCCGGCCGGCGAGCAAGGAGGCGCACGTGAGGCCTGGTAG